A window of Vigna unguiculata cultivar IT97K-499-35 chromosome 4, ASM411807v1, whole genome shotgun sequence contains these coding sequences:
- the LOC114181714 gene encoding uncharacterized protein LOC114181714, whose protein sequence is MVHTRMESRMDGVERMVQEMAQDRDRQENEAHQRFQRLEDMIRGLTVVVEKISSTGKSDSDDISVTNGVHSSSLSRWRKLDTPVFIGEDAYGWTNRLERYFRLKAVTEDERMQAVLIALEGKALNWFQWWETCNPKPTWDAFKIAVVRRFQPTMLDNLFEVLLGLKQTGPVEEYIENFEQYAGFLKNVEQDYLVGIFLNGLTEGIKAEVKLHEPKSLAELMMKAKMVEEKIRVTSKSGLTGVSSNISGAKPYSATRTFSREGSHSVASSTTNKEKGESSEVSIRNSGGLRQRGAPFRKLSDAELQDKMKKGYVLDVMRSLGLNMSVETNSCTCYYCQKTK, encoded by the coding sequence ATGGTCCATACCAGAATGGAGTCACGCATGGATGGGGTTGAACGCATGGTCCAAGAAATGGCTCAAGATCGGGACAGACAGGAAAATGAGGCTCATCAACGGTTCCAACGTTTAGAAGACATGATTCGTGGTCTTACAGTGGTGGTGGAGAAAATATCGTCAACAGGAAAATCGGATAGTGATGACATTTCAGTCACAAATGGAGTACATTCTTCTTCTTTGTCCAGATGGAGAAAACTGGATACTCCAGTTTTTATAGGAGAGGATGCTTATGGCTGGACCAATAGGTTGGAGCGCTATTTTCGTTTAAAAGCGGTAACAGAGGACGAAAGGATGCAGGCAGTTCTTATTGCTTTGGAAGGAAAGGCTTTGAATTGGTTCCAATGGTGGGAAACGTGTAATCCCAAGCCTACATGGGATGCTTTCAAGATTGCAGTGGTGCGCAGGTTTCAACCAACCATGTTGGATAATCTGTTTGAGGTTTTGCTTGGCTTAAAACAAACAGGTCCGGTTGAAGagtatattgaaaattttgaacaatatgCTGGGTTCTTGAAAAACGTGGAGCAAGATTATTTGGTAGGCATTTTCTTGAACGGGTTAACAGAAGGTATCAAGGCGGAAGTGAAGCTACATGAACCAAAAAGTCTTGCTGAACTAATGATGAAAGCTAAAATGGTGGAGGAAAAAATTAGAGTCACATCTAAAAGCGGCCTTACAGGGGTTAGCAGCAATATTTCAGGGGCCAAACCATATTCAGCCACCAGAACCTTTTCAAGAGAAGGCAGTCACTCGGTCGCTTCTAGTACTACCAATAAGGAAAAGGGGGAGAGCAGTGAGGTGTCTATAAGAAATTCAGGGGGGCTGCGACAACGAGGAGCCCCTTTTCGAAAATTATCTGATGCAGAATTGCAAGACAAGATGAAAAAAGGTTATGTTTTAGATGTGATGAGAAGTTTGGGCCTCAACATGTCTGTAGAAACAAACAGTTGCACATGTTACTACTGTCAGAAGACGAAATAA